Proteins from a genomic interval of Thermoanaerobacterium thermosaccharolyticum DSM 571:
- a CDS encoding ExeA family protein — protein MFTQYFGMKFNPFSKEIHANDLYISEDITELNARLKYLQETRGIGLIIGEAGSGKSTALRRYTESLNRSTFKVCYFALSTLTVREFYQALAMILGETPAYKKVTLFSQIQRAITELYYSQKITPVIILDEIQLVSNDVLEDLRIIFNFNMDSQNPYILILSGQPHIRNKLALNVNSALRQRIAIKYVMQGLKKEEIQDYIKTRMKIAGVIDDIFTPPAYEAIYSITKGLPRLINNLVTASLLYAYSKRLREIDEEVIYQAQNEISL, from the coding sequence ATGTTCACTCAATATTTTGGAATGAAATTTAATCCATTCTCAAAAGAGATACATGCAAATGACCTTTATATAAGTGAAGACATTACTGAATTAAATGCAAGGCTAAAATATTTGCAAGAGACAAGAGGCATAGGACTTATTATTGGAGAAGCTGGTTCAGGTAAATCTACTGCATTAAGAAGATATACTGAAAGCCTCAACCGCTCAACATTTAAAGTATGCTACTTTGCTCTGTCTACACTAACTGTTAGGGAATTCTATCAAGCATTAGCCATGATTTTAGGGGAAACACCTGCATACAAAAAAGTAACACTATTTAGTCAAATACAAAGAGCAATAACAGAACTTTACTATAGCCAGAAGATAACTCCTGTCATAATATTAGACGAAATACAACTAGTTTCTAATGACGTTCTTGAAGATTTAAGAATAATATTTAACTTTAATATGGATTCTCAAAACCCATATATATTGATACTTTCAGGACAACCCCACATAAGGAACAAACTAGCCTTGAATGTAAATAGTGCATTAAGGCAAAGAATTGCCATAAAGTATGTAATGCAAGGGCTAAAAAAAGAAGAAATTCAAGACTACATAAAAACAAGAATGAAAATAGCCGGTGTGATAGATGATATATTTACACCACCGGCATATGAAGCAATATATTCTATAACAAAAGGACTACCAAGATTGATAAATAACCTGGTAACAGCTTCTTTGCTCTATGCATATTCTAAAAGACTAAGAGAAATAGATGAAGAAGTAATATACCAGGCACAAAATGAAATAAGTTTGTGA